The following coding sequences are from one Paenibacillus antri window:
- a CDS encoding carbohydrate ABC transporter permease, translating to MHTFHRTPGEKLFDAANVLLLGIVAFATLYPFYNILITSLNDPIDAARGGVTFWPRVFSLENYKMVFRDESILSAFFVTVARTLVGTACAVLFTAAFAYGVSKPELLGRKIFLMMAIVTMYFHGGLIPEYLLIAKYLHLKGSFLVYVLPTLFNVFNAIIILTFFRGIPKEMEESAKVDGANDLIVFFRLVLPVSKPVLATVALFNAVFHWNSWFDAMLYGGPDLRTLQQILMQIISSNSNVSLIASNLGMKTVTAESVKLATMVITTLPIVFSYPFLQKYFVKGIMIGSVKG from the coding sequence ATGCACACGTTCCATCGCACGCCCGGAGAGAAGCTGTTCGACGCCGCCAACGTCCTGCTTCTCGGTATCGTCGCCTTCGCGACGCTGTATCCGTTCTATAACATCTTAATTACTTCGCTCAACGATCCGATCGACGCGGCCCGCGGGGGCGTCACGTTCTGGCCCCGCGTCTTCTCGCTAGAAAACTATAAGATGGTGTTCCGCGACGAGAGCATCCTGTCCGCGTTTTTCGTCACCGTCGCCCGGACGCTCGTCGGCACCGCCTGCGCCGTCCTGTTCACCGCGGCGTTCGCCTACGGCGTCTCGAAGCCCGAGCTGCTCGGGCGCAAAATTTTCCTGATGATGGCGATCGTGACGATGTACTTCCACGGGGGCCTGATCCCGGAGTACCTGCTCATCGCGAAATACTTGCATCTGAAGGGCAGCTTCCTGGTGTACGTCCTGCCGACGCTGTTCAACGTGTTCAACGCCATCATCATCTTGACGTTCTTCCGCGGCATCCCGAAGGAGATGGAGGAGTCGGCCAAGGTGGACGGAGCGAACGATCTGATCGTCTTCTTCCGGCTCGTTCTGCCCGTCTCGAAGCCGGTGCTCGCGACGGTCGCGCTGTTCAACGCGGTGTTCCATTGGAACTCCTGGTTCGACGCGATGCTGTACGGCGGACCGGATCTGAGAACGCTGCAGCAAATTTTGATGCAGATTATCAGCTCGAACAGCAATGTCAGCTTGATCGCCAGCAACCTCGGGATGAAGACGGTCACCGCCGAATCGGTGAAGCTGGCGACGATGGTCATTACGACGCTGCCGATCGTCTTCTCGTACCCGTTCCTTCAGAAATACTTCGTGAAGGGCATTATGATCGGCTCCGTCAAAGGATAA
- a CDS encoding extracellular solute-binding protein — translation MNRMKKSLFSLLALSVVLAACGAKEEAAPTTPAESEGGTQTAGGTDAAPADPNELEYKSDTSPFTFRQYFYGTWASNYLWKDQYAMKLVTEKTGATIDRFLATGNDNDFLNTMIASNDLPDTLMLDWNHPQVTKLINSGMVYSLDELIDQYAPNFRGLLDEEMVKYHSVNGKLWYLPNFYETKDRLVNGVPITPIRPYFVRSDIYEALGQPAIETEEDLIAFLKDAKAKYPDLSPLGMESFDVSMWGFQGSLSMDSLIYSFSPNHQENRIKDDEKLLTYPMRDPGFIEAFRFVNRLQKEGLFDSQQLIAKQEQYEEKIYGGQYIVSSAFMNNIYTMYNPKIESTIGADKKYVILNPLKVDGQEPRYPAQRLMGWQGFFITKNAKNPDRIIKFLEYAWSDEGQMDLRYGTEGETYDMVDGLPQYKEEVKQLELSDNAAWYNKYGLTASTLMWRAGKLWDDAEKRDFMKNQPEQYAAKEMIAKYNFDGNALGLDNIEPEGSTTEGVINAKIKDLWNKTIPKLVLAKSDAEFDKVYADFIADMDKVGAAKVEKVMYERHIQDLQKKGVIQ, via the coding sequence ATGAACCGAATGAAGAAAAGCTTATTCTCGCTTCTCGCGTTATCCGTCGTATTGGCCGCTTGCGGCGCGAAGGAAGAAGCCGCGCCGACGACGCCGGCCGAATCCGAGGGCGGTACGCAGACGGCGGGAGGGACCGATGCGGCGCCGGCGGATCCGAACGAGCTGGAATACAAGTCCGACACGTCCCCGTTCACGTTCCGTCAATACTTCTATGGCACATGGGCTTCGAACTACTTGTGGAAAGACCAATACGCGATGAAGCTCGTGACGGAAAAGACGGGCGCGACGATCGACCGATTCCTCGCGACCGGCAACGACAACGACTTCCTGAACACGATGATCGCCTCCAACGATCTGCCGGATACGCTTATGCTCGACTGGAACCATCCGCAAGTCACGAAGCTGATCAACAGCGGCATGGTGTACTCGCTCGACGAGCTGATCGACCAGTACGCGCCGAACTTCCGCGGTCTGCTCGACGAAGAGATGGTGAAGTACCACTCCGTGAACGGCAAGCTTTGGTACCTACCGAACTTCTACGAGACGAAGGACCGTCTCGTGAACGGCGTGCCGATTACGCCGATCCGCCCGTACTTCGTCCGCAGCGACATCTACGAAGCGCTGGGCCAGCCGGCGATCGAGACGGAGGAAGATCTCATCGCGTTCCTCAAGGACGCGAAGGCGAAATATCCGGACCTCAGCCCGCTCGGCATGGAATCGTTCGACGTCTCGATGTGGGGCTTCCAAGGCAGCTTGTCGATGGATTCGCTCATTTACTCGTTCTCGCCGAATCACCAGGAGAACCGCATCAAGGACGACGAGAAGCTGCTTACCTACCCGATGCGCGATCCGGGCTTCATCGAGGCGTTCCGCTTCGTGAACCGACTGCAGAAGGAAGGCCTGTTCGACTCGCAGCAATTGATCGCGAAGCAGGAGCAATACGAAGAGAAAATTTACGGCGGCCAGTACATCGTGTCGAGCGCGTTCATGAACAACATCTACACGATGTACAATCCGAAGATCGAAAGCACGATCGGGGCGGACAAGAAATACGTCATCCTGAACCCGCTGAAGGTGGACGGGCAAGAGCCGCGTTATCCGGCGCAGCGTCTGATGGGCTGGCAGGGCTTCTTCATTACGAAGAACGCGAAAAATCCGGACCGGATCATCAAGTTCTTGGAATACGCTTGGTCGGACGAAGGCCAGATGGATTTGCGTTACGGCACGGAAGGCGAGACGTACGACATGGTCGACGGCTTGCCGCAATACAAGGAAGAAGTGAAGCAGCTCGAGCTGTCCGACAACGCGGCATGGTATAATAAGTACGGCCTCACCGCATCCACGCTCATGTGGCGAGCGGGCAAGCTGTGGGACGACGCGGAGAAGCGCGATTTCATGAAGAACCAGCCGGAGCAATACGCGGCCAAAGAGATGATCGCGAAGTACAACTTCGACGGCAATGCGCTCGGCCTCGACAACATCGAGCCGGAAGGGTCGACGACGGAAGGCGTCATCAACGCGAAGATCAAGGATCTGTGGAACAAGACGATTCCGAAGCTCGTGCTTGCGAAGAGCGACGCCGAGTTCGACAAGGTGTACGCGGACTTCATCGCGGACATGGATAAAGTCGGCGCGGCGAAGGTCGAGAAGGTCATGTACGAACGCCATATTCAGGATCTTCAGAAGAAAGGCGTCATTCAGTAA